The following are encoded in a window of Candidatus Zixiibacteriota bacterium genomic DNA:
- a CDS encoding NAD-dependent epimerase/dehydratase family protein: MKRCVIYGGAGYVGTHLTKHLLNTGRFTHVHIADIQSSPLEGSPGVTASITDVRQPLEIAHAPFTPDWIFNLAAVHREPGHEPHEYYETNLAGAANVCDYAEVVGCDNMYFTSSISVYGPTLGATDETAAIRPVTPYGGSKYPAEVIHQRWHRTKSGRRLIISRPGVLYGPDDPGNILRMVKAIKKGYFAFPGSPRIFKSYGYIFGFIDSIDYWLDSSEDMVVYNYSESPTQPLGELVTTIKDHLECRALVLPIPLWLLLPASRLIQAIAGFTNPIHPVRVKKAATPTHIVPQRLIDTGFNFRYSFLESLKHWEQMAPYDFDPMAVREVQLIKPQEAPPVVVPQPSRETSPLELVG, encoded by the coding sequence ATGAAACGCTGCGTGATTTATGGCGGAGCCGGGTATGTCGGCACACATTTGACCAAACACTTGCTGAACACCGGACGCTTCACACATGTGCACATCGCAGACATCCAAAGTTCCCCGCTCGAAGGCAGCCCGGGTGTCACCGCCAGTATCACCGACGTGCGACAACCGCTTGAGATCGCCCACGCACCGTTCACGCCGGATTGGATTTTCAACCTGGCCGCCGTACATCGCGAACCCGGCCATGAACCTCACGAGTATTACGAGACAAATCTGGCCGGCGCCGCCAACGTCTGTGACTATGCCGAGGTGGTGGGATGCGACAACATGTATTTCACCTCAAGCATCTCTGTCTATGGACCCACCCTTGGTGCAACCGATGAAACCGCAGCTATACGACCGGTCACCCCCTACGGTGGTTCCAAGTACCCGGCCGAAGTAATACATCAGCGATGGCACCGGACCAAGTCTGGTCGACGTTTGATCATCTCGCGACCGGGCGTGCTGTACGGTCCCGACGATCCCGGCAACATCCTGCGCATGGTCAAAGCTATCAAAAAAGGATACTTCGCTTTCCCCGGCTCACCGAGGATCTTCAAATCATACGGATATATCTTCGGATTCATCGACAGCATCGACTATTGGCTGGACTCGTCCGAGGATATGGTAGTGTACAATTACTCGGAGTCGCCCACCCAGCCTCTGGGGGAACTGGTAACAACCATCAAGGACCACCTGGAATGTCGTGCCTTGGTTCTGCCGATTCCGCTGTGGCTGTTGCTTCCGGCATCAAGACTGATTCAGGCAATAGCCGGATTCACGAACCCGATCCACCCGGTAAGAGTAAAGAAAGCAGCAACTCCGACGCATATAGTGCCACAACGATTGATCGATACCGGGTTCAACTTCCGCTACAGTTTCCTGGAGTCACTGAAGCACTGGGAACAGATGGCGCCATACGATTTCGACCCGATGGCCGTGAGAGAAGTGCAGCTCATCAAGCCGCAGGAAGCACCGCCGGTAGTCGTCCCGCAGCCGAGCCGGGAGACCTCACCGCTTGAGCTGGTGGGTTAA